The following proteins come from a genomic window of Acidimicrobiales bacterium:
- a CDS encoding sigma-70 family RNA polymerase sigma factor translates to MADKQEANRLIEEYLPLVGHVVNQVAVQFPRHVDLGELTSAGTVGLVEAAYRYEEGRGVPFRHFAGHRIRGAILDFVRKMDWAPRSVREDARRVEKARTEMAGASGGLPSNEALSEVLGISSNELHNIEARASRALLLSLDAPVGDGLGEEFGMSDSLCDNTLVDPSEALEIREMHGYLRDAVAALPPKHSIVVQKTYLEDVPAQEVADELGISVSRISQLRTEALEMLRDGIAAQFTGNDDAEEDAAACRGRVARRKASYAAAIATRSAWRDRLAATAVADETPARAANYA, encoded by the coding sequence ATGGCGGACAAGCAAGAAGCAAACCGGCTGATTGAGGAATACCTGCCACTGGTGGGCCATGTGGTCAACCAGGTGGCGGTGCAGTTCCCCCGCCACGTCGACCTCGGCGAACTCACCTCGGCCGGCACCGTCGGCCTCGTCGAAGCGGCCTACCGCTACGAAGAGGGCCGCGGCGTTCCGTTCCGGCACTTCGCCGGTCACCGCATCCGCGGCGCCATCCTCGACTTCGTCCGCAAGATGGACTGGGCTCCGCGCTCGGTGCGTGAAGACGCCCGCCGCGTCGAGAAGGCCCGCACGGAGATGGCCGGCGCCAGCGGCGGCCTGCCCTCCAACGAGGCGCTCTCGGAAGTTCTCGGCATCAGCAGCAACGAGCTGCACAACATCGAGGCCCGCGCCTCGCGTGCGCTGCTGCTCTCGCTCGACGCTCCCGTCGGCGACGGCCTCGGCGAGGAGTTCGGCATGTCCGACTCCCTGTGCGACAACACGCTCGTCGACCCGTCCGAGGCGCTCGAGATTCGTGAAATGCACGGCTACCTGCGCGACGCCGTTGCCGCCCTGCCGCCGAAGCACTCGATCGTCGTGCAGAAGACCTACCTCGAAGACGTGCCGGCGCAGGAAGTCGCCGACGAACTCGGCATCTCCGTGTCGCGCATCTCCCAGCTGCGCACCGAGGCGCTCGAGATGCTGCGTGACGGCATCGCCGCTCAGTTCACCGGCAACGACGACGCCGAGGAAGACGCGGCGGCCTGCCGCGGCCGCGTCGCCCGTCGCAAGGCGTCCTACGCCGCCGCCATCGCCACCCGCTCGGCGTGGCGCGACCGGCTCGCCGCCACCGCCGTCGCCGACGAAACCCCCGCCCGCGCCGCCAATTACGCGTAA